Proteins from a single region of Arctopsyche grandis isolate Sample6627 chromosome 1, ASM5162203v2, whole genome shotgun sequence:
- the kri gene encoding uracil phosphoribosyltransferase krishah, whose product MNGDIGIGAAPAASRPHESLTFGPTLSILPPNDNVRELQTILRDRNTSRSDFKFYADKLIRLVIEESLNQLPFTSCEVITPTGATYEGLKYRSGNCGVSIIRSGEAMEQGLRDCCRSIRIGKILVESDTDTHAARVVYAKFPEDIAKRQVLLMYPIMSTGNTVSQAVNVLKEHGVKEECIILSNLFCTPYAAKTVVDYFPKMKILTSELHHVAPNHFGQKYFGTD is encoded by the exons ATGAACGGAGACATCGGTATCGGTGCAGCTCCAGCGGCTTCGCGCCCCCACGAATCGCTTACTTTTGGCCCCACACTGTCAATTTTACCGCCTAATGACAATGTGCGTGAACTTCAAACAATCCTCAGGGACCG TAATACTTCAAGgagtgattttaaattttatgcagATAAGCTAATTCGTTTAGTAATCGAAGAAAGCTTGAATCAATTACCATTCACCAGTTGTGAGGTGATAACGCCCACTGGTGCTACTTATGAAGGTCTTAAATACAGATCTGGAAACTGTGGAGTCTCTATTATTAGATCAGGAGAGGCTATGGAACAG GGCCTTCGAGATTGTTGCCGTTCAATTCGTATTGGAAAAATATTAGTAGAAAGTGATACGGACACGCATGCCGCTCGTGTAGTCTACGCTAAATTCCCTGAAGATATAGCTAAGCGTCAAGTATTACTCATGTATCCAATTATGTCGACGGGGAATACAGTTTCTCAA gCTGTTAATGTTTTGAAAGAGCATGGAGTCAAAGAAGAGTGCATcattttatctaatttattCTGTACACCATACGCTGCTAAAACGGTAGTAGATTATTTTCCCAAAATGAAGATCCTCACTTCGGAACTTCATCATGTAGCACCAAATCACTTTGgacaaaaatattttggaactgactaa